Within Epilithonimonas zeae, the genomic segment ATTGTTTTAAATGATAAGTAAACATTTAAAAAACTAATTAGCAATGAAAAACATTTTATTGGTTTTAATCCTCATCTCAACGACTTTTTCTGCCCAGCAGAATCTTAAGATTAATGGAAAAATCATTAATTCTGACAAAGAGATAAATGCTCTCCCAATTGTTGTTTATCTTATGGGTGATGACAATCAATTAATTAAATCTACAATCGCTCAGGATTCGAAGTTCGAATTTGACCAATTGAAGTCAGGAAATTACCATCTTCAGTTGTCATCAGATGAAACCATTCAGAATGAAAATCCATTTTATTTGGAAAAAAACCTGGAGCTTTCTATTGCTTTTCAACCTAAAAGCCAAAAAATCGAGGAAGTAAAACTCACGGCAAAGAAAAATAATTTCAAGGTAGAAAAAGGAAATATCACTTTGGATGTTGTGAATTCTGCTTTGAACAAATTGCCGACATCAACAGACTTATTATCAAAATTGCCTTTTGTGCAGGTGGATGCTAATGGTGAAGGTTTGTCTTTCGTCGGAAAAGGAACGCCGTTGCTTTATGTAGACAACCAAAGAGTAGATTTTTCTACATTATCTGCTATTGCTGTGGATGATATCAAGTCGGTGGAAATCATCAGAAATCCGTCTGTGAAATTTGAAGCTGAAGGAAAAGCAGTTGTCAAAATTAATCTGAAAAAGAGCAGAAAAGATGGTTCGCAATTGAGTGTTTCGGAAACGGCAACTTTTCAAAAACGATTCAGTAATTATCTTTCAGCCAATTTTCAACAAAAGAAAAATAAAACCGAGTGGAAACTGAATGCGGCTTACAACCAAATCAACCATTGGGAAAGCAACGGTTTTGATTATTCGGTTCCGAGTAAAAATATTGCTTCCAATTACGTTATTAAATCCATCACGAAACGTCCGCAAACGATTTTTGGAGCGAGTCTTTATCAGGAACTGAACGATGAAGGCGATTATGTAACATTGTCGGTTAATAGTAATCTCAGACCAGATAAAGGTGATAATAGTACCGACACATTCTACTCAGAAAATGATAATTCTGCCTTTATTAAAACGCTTAATCATCAAGACAGCCAACGGGCAACCGTCAATTCTATTTTTAATTATAAAAAGAAAATAACAGATTGGGATGCTGAGATTTTGGCTGGATTTCAGTTCAAAAGAGAGAGCAAAAATGTAGATTATCAATTTTTCAATGATACCAATAATTCAGGTTACGAGTTCAATCAATTTCGTGTTCAGCGATATTCTGGAAATGTTTATTCCGGAAGAGTGGATATTGAAAAAAAATTGAGCGACAATTATAGTTTGGAATTGGGAGGAAGTTACACGAAAGCCGAAACTAAAAACGATAATAAAACAACTTATAAGAATAATCAAAATCCGGAATTCTATCTGTATGATTTCAAGGAAGCCAATCTTGCAGGTTATATCAACCTCGCTGTGAGTGCTAACAAATGGAATATCAATGGCGGTTTGAGAACGGAATCAACCAATGCGGAAGGTTTTAATAAAATTGAAAATCAAACTAAAATCAAAAGAGACTATTTTGATTGGTTTCCTAATGCAGAAATTAGTTTCAAACAAAATGACAATTATGACTATACTCTGAGCTTCAGAAAAAGTATTTCCCGCCCCAATTACGCAGATTTATCTTCCGGCGGTTTGTACGGAAGTCCGTATGTTGAGTATCAAGGTAATCCGGACTTGGTTCCGACTTATACCAACACAATTTCCTTTTCTACGAATCTGAAAAAAGTGTCCGTTAATGCTTCTGCTTACAAGAGCAAAAATCCTTTGGGTTACACATTGGTTTATGATGAGGCTAAAAATATTTCAAAATTCACAGCCGTTAATTTTGATAAAGAAATGGGCGTTTCTTTGGGTATTGATTCTCTATTTCAAGGAAAAAAATGGACGTCTCAGAATAGTCTTTCCGTTAATTATGATAAAATCGAAGATTCTTTAGCCGTCCTGAAAAAATCAACACCTTATGTTTATTTTTCTACCAATAACACGGTTAATGTCTGGAAATATTTGTCAGTTCTGTTGGATGGTTCGTACATCACAAAACGTGTGGAAGGTTTGTATGAAAACAATGCAATGTGCCTGGTCAATCTTGGGATGACATCTTCTATTTCCGATTTTGATTTTACGGTTCGCTACAATGATGTTTTCAATCAGATGAATTATATCCAGAAAATGTCCTACAGCAAAATCAATTCTACTGGCACCTTTTTTGGAAATACACCAACAGTATCTTTTTCGGCCAGGTATAATTTTGGTAAATTGAAAAAGTCCAATTACAAAGAAAATGCGGTCAACGAGACTTCGAACAGGTTATAATCAATGAATTATGGAATTAGTTACACTCAAGATTTTCAATACAGAAATCGAAGCAGAAATGCTCAAAATTTTCCTGGAAACCAATGATATTGAAACTTATGTTTTCGGCAATATTTTAGCAAATACTTACAATTTGTTCAACAATACAAGTGGTGGCGTTCAACTGAAAGTTTCAGAAAATGACTTTGAAAAAGCGAATGAATTGATGACTCAATTTTATAATAAAGAATTATAAATCGATCTCAAATAATAAAAAAATGCAACCATCACGGTTGCATTTCGTATTTCAATTAAAATCTAATTTTTATGATAAAGGTGCTCCAACAGCCAAATCACAACGATGATGAGGTTCGCCGTGCGCTGGATTCAAAGCTGGCTTTGGTCCAAATGATGGCGCAGGCGCGGAAGGAGTTGTAGTAGCAGGCACAGGATTCGGGTTCAAAATAGACGGCGTTGAAGGTTGTGCCACATTTTGTGTCGGTGCGCTGTCAATTGGTGCACCAACAGCAATTTCGCAACGGTGATATGGCTGTCCGTGTTCAGGATTCAAAGCTGGTTTTCCAGATGTAGAAAGGTTGGTGACAGATGATGCAACTTCAGCCGGAGCAGGTGTTGTGACATTTGCTGTACTGTCGATTGCTATAGAATCAACTTTCGGAGCTTCGCTTTCTGCAACACTCTTTTTCGCTTTATCACAAGAATATAACAATGTGACACCAGCTATTAGGATTTTTATTGTTTTCAATGCTTTAATTTTTATTAAAATTAAGATTTTATTTTGAACTTAATACTGCTCTTATAATTTAAAACCACACAGTCACATAGGAAAATTTAAATCTGATTGGTAAGATAAAATTGGACTGATGATTATGTTTATCCATTCAAAACTATGTGTCTATGTGGTTGATAAACATTTTAAAACTTAAAATCCACGCCAACGTAGAAATTCTGTTTCATAATTGGTGCGTAAACCATTCCGCCGTCAAAATAATTTCCAAACGGATTAGCTGCGTCAAGAATCGCCACTTTCTGCTGATATCCGGTCAAATTCTCTCCACCCAAATAAACTCTGATTTTCTCCGAGAAATTTCTGGAAATCTGAGCATTCAAAGTAGCATAACTTGGCGAATAATCTCCAATTTGAAATTCTGCCGGATTTGATTTTGTATTCGGAAGTCTTTGTTTTCCGACTAAATTTAAAGTCGTGTCAAAGCTCCAAAATCTGCCTTTCTCCGTTTTATTGGTTGAATAAGCCAAGTTCGCAAATCCACGA encodes:
- a CDS encoding putative signal transducing protein; amino-acid sequence: MELVTLKIFNTEIEAEMLKIFLETNDIETYVFGNILANTYNLFNNTSGGVQLKVSENDFEKANELMTQFYNKEL
- a CDS encoding TonB-dependent receptor domain-containing protein, encoding MKNILLVLILISTTFSAQQNLKINGKIINSDKEINALPIVVYLMGDDNQLIKSTIAQDSKFEFDQLKSGNYHLQLSSDETIQNENPFYLEKNLELSIAFQPKSQKIEEVKLTAKKNNFKVEKGNITLDVVNSALNKLPTSTDLLSKLPFVQVDANGEGLSFVGKGTPLLYVDNQRVDFSTLSAIAVDDIKSVEIIRNPSVKFEAEGKAVVKINLKKSRKDGSQLSVSETATFQKRFSNYLSANFQQKKNKTEWKLNAAYNQINHWESNGFDYSVPSKNIASNYVIKSITKRPQTIFGASLYQELNDEGDYVTLSVNSNLRPDKGDNSTDTFYSENDNSAFIKTLNHQDSQRATVNSIFNYKKKITDWDAEILAGFQFKRESKNVDYQFFNDTNNSGYEFNQFRVQRYSGNVYSGRVDIEKKLSDNYSLELGGSYTKAETKNDNKTTYKNNQNPEFYLYDFKEANLAGYINLAVSANKWNINGGLRTESTNAEGFNKIENQTKIKRDYFDWFPNAEISFKQNDNYDYTLSFRKSISRPNYADLSSGGLYGSPYVEYQGNPDLVPTYTNTISFSTNLKKVSVNASAYKSKNPLGYTLVYDEAKNISKFTAVNFDKEMGVSLGIDSLFQGKKWTSQNSLSVNYDKIEDSLAVLKKSTPYVYFSTNNTVNVWKYLSVLLDGSYITKRVEGLYENNAMCLVNLGMTSSISDFDFTVRYNDVFNQMNYIQKMSYSKINSTGTFFGNTPTVSFSARYNFGKLKKSNYKENAVNETSNRL